The following are encoded in a window of Sinomonas cyclohexanicum genomic DNA:
- a CDS encoding AMP-dependent synthetase/ligase → MREKIVPPLVPNPVAKNITDFVVEQAEKPSNPALFARRDASGAWQDVSAHDFRADVQRIAKGLIAEGVGLGDRVGIMARTCYEWALVDFAIWFAGAVSVPVYETSSPSQIAWNLSNSGAVAAFGETPHHEDAIRQAVDSEGLTAMKHVWQMSPAGLDALRAAGTQVSDEELESRRSAATLDSLATIIYTSGTLGRPKGCELTHGNFVALSENAATALAEVVEPGAKTLMFLPLAHVFARFISVLAVAAGTQVAHTPDIKNLLPDLQSFEPTFLLVVPRVFEKVYNSALTKAEDGGRGKIFNRAADIAIQWSKAHEDGGKPSLGLRLQHALYDALVYRKLRTAMGGHVKYAVSGGGPLGERLGHFFHGIGLLVLEGYGLTETTAPISVNTPALSKIGTVGAPLPGNGVRIADDGEILAKGVCVMRGYYNLPELQAQTFTDGWFHTGDIGELDADGYLRITGRKKDIIVTAGGKNVAPAPLEDHIRADALVSQVVVVGENRPFIGALVTLDEEALPGWLERHGLPAGATVEEAAKLPEVIAHVQTVIDHANSGVSKAEGIKSFRIVPTDFTEDSGHLTPSMKVKRAQVMKDFGDYVEDIYSTPKPAAV, encoded by the coding sequence GTGCGCGAAAAGATCGTCCCGCCCCTCGTCCCCAACCCCGTCGCGAAGAACATCACCGACTTCGTCGTCGAGCAGGCCGAGAAGCCCTCGAACCCGGCGCTGTTTGCCAGACGGGACGCATCGGGCGCGTGGCAGGACGTGAGCGCACACGACTTCCGTGCCGATGTCCAGCGCATCGCGAAGGGGCTCATCGCCGAGGGCGTCGGGCTGGGGGACCGCGTGGGCATCATGGCCCGTACGTGCTACGAGTGGGCCCTCGTCGACTTCGCGATCTGGTTCGCCGGCGCCGTGTCCGTGCCGGTCTACGAGACGTCCTCGCCGAGCCAGATCGCGTGGAACCTCAGCAACTCGGGCGCTGTCGCGGCCTTCGGTGAGACCCCGCACCATGAGGACGCGATCCGCCAGGCCGTCGACTCCGAGGGTCTGACGGCCATGAAGCACGTGTGGCAGATGTCCCCGGCCGGCCTCGACGCGCTCCGCGCGGCCGGGACACAGGTCTCGGACGAGGAGCTCGAGTCCCGCCGCTCGGCGGCCACCCTCGACTCCCTCGCGACCATCATCTACACCTCGGGCACGCTCGGCCGGCCCAAGGGCTGCGAGCTCACGCACGGCAACTTCGTCGCCCTGTCCGAGAACGCGGCGACGGCGCTCGCCGAGGTGGTCGAGCCGGGCGCCAAGACGCTCATGTTCCTCCCGCTCGCGCACGTGTTCGCCCGCTTCATCTCCGTGCTGGCAGTCGCCGCCGGCACCCAGGTGGCCCACACCCCGGACATCAAGAACCTGCTGCCCGACCTGCAGAGCTTCGAGCCGACCTTCCTGCTCGTCGTCCCCCGCGTCTTCGAGAAGGTCTACAACTCGGCGCTGACCAAGGCCGAGGACGGCGGCAGGGGCAAGATCTTCAACCGCGCGGCAGACATCGCGATCCAGTGGTCCAAGGCACACGAGGACGGCGGGAAGCCGTCCCTCGGACTCCGCCTCCAGCACGCCCTGTACGACGCGCTCGTGTACAGGAAGCTCCGGACCGCGATGGGCGGCCACGTCAAGTACGCCGTGTCCGGAGGCGGTCCGCTCGGGGAGCGCCTCGGCCACTTCTTCCACGGCATCGGACTCCTTGTGCTCGAGGGCTATGGCCTGACCGAGACCACGGCACCGATCTCGGTCAACACCCCGGCCCTGAGCAAGATCGGCACGGTCGGCGCGCCGCTGCCGGGCAACGGCGTGCGCATCGCGGACGACGGCGAGATCCTCGCCAAGGGCGTCTGCGTCATGCGCGGCTACTACAACCTGCCGGAACTGCAGGCCCAGACATTCACCGACGGCTGGTTCCACACGGGGGACATCGGCGAGCTCGACGCCGACGGCTATCTGCGCATCACGGGCCGGAAGAAGGACATCATCGTCACGGCCGGCGGCAAGAACGTGGCCCCGGCCCCCCTCGAGGACCATATCCGCGCCGACGCGCTCGTCTCCCAGGTCGTCGTGGTTGGGGAGAACCGGCCGTTCATCGGCGCCCTCGTCACACTTGACGAGGAGGCACTCCCGGGCTGGCTCGAGCGCCACGGACTGCCTGCCGGCGCCACGGTCGAGGAAGCCGCGAAGCTGCCCGAGGTCATCGCCCACGTCCAGACGGTGATCGACCACGCCAACTCTGGCGTGTCGAAGGCTGAGGGGATCAAGTCCTTCCGGATCGTGCCGACGGACTTCACCGAGGACTCCGGGCACCTGACCCCATCGATGAAGGTCAAGCGCGCCCAAGTCATGAAGGACTTCGGCGACTACGTCGAGGACATCTACTCGACGCCCAAGCCGGCAGCGGTCTGA
- a CDS encoding ROK family glucokinase, translating to MRRPRFAPTFRPHDPRLGRRGLAIGIDIGGTKVAAGVVDAQGRVLRRARRATPGTQPREVERVIAELVEELSADHRISSVGIGAAGWMDLEGGTVLFSPHLAWRNEPLRDNLERLLRRRVYLANDADAAAWAEWRFGAGRRESRLVCITLGTGIGGAMVVSGHLERGRYGVAGEFGHQIIMPGGHRCECGNRGCWEQYASGNALGREARELARANSPVAQELLRAVGGDPELITGAIVTELAREGDAASRELLEDVGEWLGLGLANLAAALDPGTFVIGGGLCDAGELLLAPARRAFARNLTGRGFRPPARIVRAALGPEAGLIGAADLSRVHLRSHGSVRG from the coding sequence GTGCGCAGACCTCGCTTCGCCCCGACGTTCCGGCCCCACGACCCGCGGCTGGGCCGCCGGGGGCTGGCCATCGGCATCGACATCGGCGGGACCAAGGTCGCCGCGGGCGTGGTCGACGCCCAGGGGCGTGTGCTGCGGCGGGCACGCCGGGCCACTCCCGGGACGCAGCCGCGTGAGGTCGAACGGGTGATCGCCGAGCTCGTCGAGGAGCTCAGCGCAGACCACCGCATCTCCTCCGTCGGGATCGGCGCGGCCGGATGGATGGACCTCGAGGGCGGGACGGTCCTGTTCAGCCCCCACCTCGCGTGGCGCAATGAGCCCTTGCGGGACAATCTCGAAAGGCTCCTGCGCCGCCGGGTGTACCTCGCCAACGATGCGGACGCGGCCGCCTGGGCGGAGTGGCGCTTCGGGGCGGGGCGCCGGGAGAGCCGCCTCGTGTGCATCACCCTCGGTACCGGAATCGGCGGGGCGATGGTCGTCTCGGGCCACCTCGAGCGGGGCCGGTACGGCGTGGCCGGAGAGTTCGGCCACCAGATCATCATGCCGGGTGGGCACCGCTGCGAGTGCGGCAACCGCGGCTGCTGGGAGCAGTACGCCTCCGGCAACGCATTGGGGCGCGAGGCCCGTGAGCTCGCCCGCGCGAACTCGCCGGTGGCGCAAGAGCTGCTGCGCGCCGTCGGCGGCGATCCGGAGCTGATCACGGGGGCGATCGTCACCGAGCTGGCCCGCGAGGGCGATGCCGCCTCGCGGGAGCTCCTCGAGGACGTCGGGGAGTGGCTCGGCCTGGGCCTGGCCAATCTCGCGGCCGCGCTCGATCCAGGGACCTTCGTGATCGGAGGCGGGCTGTGCGACGCCGGCGAGCTCCTCCTCGCGCCCGCCCGTCGCGCATTCGCTCGGAACCTCACGGGCCGCGGCTTCCGTCCCCCCGCGCGGATCGTGCGGGCGGCGCTCGGACCGGAGGCGGGCCTCATCGGCGCCGCCGACCTCTCGCGCGTGCATCTGCGCTCGCACGGGTCCGTACGGGGCTGA
- a CDS encoding alpha/beta hydrolase: protein MDSPSTIGVALSHGFTGELVSVTPWADALREAGFRVSAPLLPGHGTSVDDLARTHWRDWYDAYEAAYLELAGECETVVAAGLSMGGALALRLAAHHPVGAVTVVNPALVVDDPRSHLSAVLRYVKKTTPGIHNDIKRPGQDEGGYDLVPVAAAHELKLLFRDTVASLPRATAPLQVFRSTVDRVVTSGRSLGAIVSRYGGTEIRLIRLTDSYHVATLDNDAPTIFDRSAAFIREVVGSPRPARPRNAAHDTREVQ from the coding sequence ATGGACTCCCCTTCCACGATCGGCGTCGCCCTCAGCCACGGGTTCACAGGCGAACTCGTGAGCGTCACGCCATGGGCAGACGCGCTGCGGGAGGCCGGGTTCCGCGTCTCCGCCCCGCTCCTTCCGGGGCACGGGACCTCGGTCGACGACCTCGCAAGGACCCACTGGCGCGACTGGTACGACGCCTACGAGGCGGCATATCTCGAGCTCGCGGGCGAGTGCGAGACGGTCGTCGCGGCGGGGCTGTCGATGGGTGGGGCGCTGGCCCTACGGCTCGCTGCGCACCATCCGGTCGGCGCGGTGACAGTGGTGAACCCCGCGCTCGTGGTCGATGACCCGCGCTCCCACCTCTCAGCCGTGCTGCGCTACGTCAAGAAGACCACCCCGGGCATCCACAACGACATCAAGCGGCCGGGGCAGGACGAGGGCGGCTACGACCTCGTCCCCGTCGCCGCCGCGCACGAGCTCAAGCTCCTGTTCCGGGACACCGTGGCCTCCCTCCCGCGAGCCACCGCCCCGCTGCAGGTCTTCCGCTCGACGGTGGACCGGGTGGTCACGAGCGGGCGCAGCCTCGGCGCCATCGTGTCCCGGTACGGCGGGACGGAGATCCGGCTCATCCGGCTCACGGACAGCTACCACGTCGCGACGCTGGACAACGACGCGCCGACGATCTTCGACCGGTCCGCGGCGTTCATCCGCGAGGTGGTGGGCAGCCCACGGCCCGCGCGGCCCAGAAACGCGGCCCACGACACGCGGGAGGTCCAGTGA
- a CDS encoding alpha/beta hydrolase, translated as MAHPTGRNRSPRLGVAMCHGFSGSPSSVQPWADGLAARGFDVEVPVLPGHGTDWRDLEKRRWREWTERFEQACADVAARTDVLFLAGLSMGGAIALHTAARLATHDAGALPPAAGVAVVNPGLGFYDRRVRFIGAYRLFLRTTGPIEEEDAPEPVGDEGDYSRTPIAAVHELKRLFGATDRLLPHVTAPLIAFRSDGDPVVPPSSLARIVARTSSAEVEVVPLHRSPHVATRGPEADLVVERTTEAFLRWAATPARDSAQGT; from the coding sequence ATGGCGCATCCGACGGGCAGGAACCGGTCACCCCGGCTCGGAGTGGCCATGTGCCACGGGTTCTCCGGTTCGCCCTCCTCCGTGCAGCCCTGGGCCGACGGCCTCGCCGCCCGCGGCTTCGACGTGGAGGTGCCCGTGCTCCCCGGCCATGGCACCGACTGGCGGGACCTCGAGAAGCGGCGCTGGCGCGAATGGACCGAGCGGTTCGAGCAGGCGTGTGCCGACGTGGCCGCGCGCACCGATGTGCTGTTCCTCGCCGGGCTCTCGATGGGCGGTGCCATCGCCCTGCACACGGCCGCCCGCCTGGCGACCCACGACGCCGGTGCGCTGCCCCCGGCAGCGGGGGTCGCCGTCGTGAATCCCGGCCTGGGGTTCTACGACCGCCGCGTGCGCTTTATCGGGGCCTACCGGCTCTTCCTGCGGACCACCGGCCCGATCGAGGAGGAGGATGCGCCCGAGCCGGTCGGGGACGAAGGCGACTACTCGCGCACCCCGATCGCCGCCGTGCACGAGCTCAAGCGCCTGTTCGGGGCCACCGACCGACTGCTGCCCCACGTCACCGCGCCGCTGATCGCGTTCAGGTCCGACGGCGACCCGGTGGTCCCGCCGTCGTCGCTGGCCCGCATCGTTGCCCGGACGTCGAGCGCGGAGGTCGAGGTCGTCCCCCTCCACCGCAGCCCGCACGTGGCCACGCGCGGCCCGGAGGCCGACCTCGTCGTGGAGCGGACCACTGAGGCGTTCCTGCGCTGGGCGGCGACCCCGGCACGTGACTCGGCACAGGGCACCTGA
- a CDS encoding lysophospholipid acyltransferase family protein, which produces MVYWILKQIFIGPPVRLLFRPWTKGMANVPRRGAAILASNHLSFSDSIFLPLMVRRPVVFLAKQEYFTGRGLKGRLTAAFFKYTNQLPMDRSGGEASSASLEAGAQILRGGGLLGIYPEGTRSPDGRLYRGKVGVARLALVNRVPVLPVAMIGTEKVQPIGQRLPSIRRVGVIVGRPMDFSEFYDRAEDRDVQREVVNRIMRQIQQLSAQEYVDAYAADVKARLAAEAADRAKRPPADA; this is translated from the coding sequence GTGGTCTACTGGATCCTCAAGCAGATCTTCATCGGCCCACCGGTCAGGCTGCTGTTCAGGCCGTGGACCAAGGGCATGGCGAACGTGCCCCGCAGAGGCGCAGCGATCCTCGCGTCGAACCACCTCTCCTTCTCGGACTCGATCTTCCTGCCGCTCATGGTCCGCCGGCCCGTGGTGTTCCTCGCCAAACAGGAGTACTTCACCGGGCGCGGCCTCAAGGGCCGGCTCACGGCCGCCTTCTTCAAGTACACGAACCAGCTCCCGATGGACCGCTCGGGCGGCGAGGCGTCGTCGGCCTCCCTCGAGGCGGGGGCCCAGATCCTTCGCGGCGGCGGGCTCCTCGGCATCTACCCCGAAGGGACCCGTAGCCCGGACGGGCGCCTGTACCGGGGGAAGGTGGGCGTGGCGCGGCTCGCCCTCGTCAACCGCGTCCCTGTCCTGCCGGTGGCCATGATCGGCACCGAGAAGGTCCAGCCGATCGGCCAGCGCCTGCCGTCGATCCGGCGCGTGGGGGTCATCGTCGGCCGCCCCATGGACTTCTCGGAGTTCTACGACCGTGCCGAGGACCGGGACGTCCAGCGCGAGGTGGTCAACCGCATCATGCGGCAGATCCAGCAGCTGTCCGCGCAGGAGTACGTGGACGCATATGCGGCGGACGTCAAGGCCCGGCTCGCCGCAGAGGCAGCCGACCGGGCCAAGCGTCCGCCAGCCGACGCATAG
- a CDS encoding class II 3-deoxy-7-phosphoheptulonate synthase: MTDLSVASSRITSTAQSGAADYPGLDNWRSLPISQQPSWADQDVFRASVAELSSLPPLVFAGEVDVLRDRLAAAAQGKAFLLQGGDCAETFEAATADRISSRVKTILQMAVVLTYGAQLPVIKMGRMAGQFAKPRSSDTETRDGVTLPAYRGDIVNGYAFTPESRAHDAARMLRAYHTSASTLNLIRAFTQGGFADLRLVHTWNKGFTENPAHARYESLAREIDRAIKFMDSCGADFEALKRVEFFASHEALLLDYERALTRIDSRTGLPYDTSAHFLWIGERTRELDHAHVDYLSRVRNPIGVKLGPSTTGDDALRLIDRLDPDREPGRLTFITRMGAGNIREKLPPVVEKVTASGAQVLWVTDPMHGNTVTSRNGYKTRRFDDVVNEVQGFFEVHQALGTVPGGLHMEMTGDDVAECLGGSDPIDEAAFEDRYESVCDPRLNHMQSLEMAFLVAGALSKRG, translated from the coding sequence GTGACTGATCTCTCCGTAGCGTCTTCCCGCATCACGAGCACCGCCCAGAGCGGCGCCGCTGACTATCCGGGTCTGGACAACTGGCGCTCCCTCCCCATCTCGCAGCAGCCTTCATGGGCGGATCAGGACGTCTTCCGTGCCTCCGTCGCGGAGCTCTCGAGCCTTCCGCCGCTCGTCTTTGCCGGCGAGGTGGACGTCCTCCGGGATCGCCTCGCCGCCGCCGCCCAGGGGAAGGCGTTCCTCCTGCAGGGGGGCGACTGCGCGGAGACCTTCGAGGCCGCGACCGCGGACCGCATCAGCTCGCGCGTGAAGACGATCCTCCAGATGGCCGTCGTGCTGACGTATGGCGCCCAGCTCCCGGTCATCAAGATGGGCCGCATGGCGGGCCAGTTCGCCAAGCCGCGCTCGTCGGACACGGAGACCCGCGACGGCGTGACGCTGCCCGCCTACCGCGGCGACATCGTCAATGGCTACGCGTTCACGCCTGAGTCCCGCGCGCACGACGCCGCACGCATGCTCCGCGCCTACCACACCTCCGCGTCGACGCTGAACCTCATCCGGGCCTTCACTCAGGGCGGCTTCGCCGACCTGAGGCTCGTGCACACGTGGAACAAGGGCTTCACGGAGAACCCGGCCCATGCCCGCTACGAGTCGCTCGCGCGCGAGATCGACCGGGCGATCAAGTTCATGGACTCGTGCGGCGCGGACTTCGAGGCGCTCAAGCGGGTCGAGTTCTTCGCGAGCCATGAGGCGCTCCTGCTCGACTACGAGCGCGCCCTCACCCGCATCGACTCGCGCACCGGCCTGCCGTACGACACTTCAGCGCACTTCCTCTGGATCGGGGAGCGGACCCGCGAGCTCGACCACGCCCACGTGGACTACCTCTCTCGGGTGCGCAACCCGATCGGGGTCAAGCTCGGCCCGTCCACGACGGGCGACGACGCGCTCCGCCTCATCGACCGGCTCGACCCGGACCGCGAGCCCGGCCGCCTCACGTTCATCACGCGCATGGGCGCGGGGAACATCCGCGAGAAGCTCCCGCCGGTGGTCGAGAAGGTCACGGCCTCGGGCGCCCAAGTCCTGTGGGTCACGGACCCCATGCACGGCAACACGGTCACGAGCCGCAACGGCTACAAGACCCGCCGGTTCGACGACGTGGTCAACGAGGTGCAGGGCTTCTTCGAGGTCCACCAGGCACTCGGCACCGTGCCGGGCGGCCTCCACATGGAGATGACGGGCGACGACGTGGCCGAGTGCCTCGGCGGGTCCGACCCGATCGACGAGGCCGCGTTCGAGGACCGCTACGAGTCGGTGTGCGATCCGCGCCTGAACCACATGCAGTCGCTCGAGATGGCGTTCCTCGTCGCCGGGGCGCTGTCGAAGCGCGGCTGA
- the pknB gene encoding Stk1 family PASTA domain-containing Ser/Thr kinase translates to MNGKLSDALVGSLIGGRYHVMSRLAMGGMATVYLATDTNLDRDVAIKVLHPHLSQDPTFSARLEQEAKAAARLSHPHVVSVLDRGHDGDIFYLVMEYVRGHNLREVLNEQGALTPRRALEIVDAVVDGLSAAHGAGLVHRDIKPENVLISDTGRIKVADFGLARAVTNSTSTGLTLGTVAYIAPEIVQRSGGDARSDLYSVGIMLYELLTGHQPFRGDAPVQVAMAHVTEDVPPPSALVPGLSPELDELVQWAGARDPERRPVDADALRTEIRHVRDHLSGAQLDLHAAPTAFIPRPVGGSAPPAGATTEALPPGHTEAIAVAGPSHPTTVMPEHPRPARPTARELKRQEREAAKRSAISAATPTRTLTPGGRRRRGAIWAVVVVVLALIAALAGWFFGVGPGAAATVPTVKDLTVDQARPLFDQAGLSFSTQNVFDDGIASGLIVGSTPAAGSQIRKFQGVSVLVSKGPQLFPLDNLRGMSAEAAKSAIAAAQNTLGPVSEAYDDTVPAGVVISQDPGAGTLLRHGSAISLTVSKGPQPITVPKVVGMAQSDALAALRAAGLDPVVSADEVNDKTVPKGSVAAQDPADGATLTKGGKVNLTISKGPKMVRVPDVFGKSEKEAVQLLQAAGFSVKSSYTYGRPIFGLVAGQDKSGDQPEGTTITITVA, encoded by the coding sequence GTGAACGGAAAGCTGAGTGATGCGCTCGTCGGCTCGCTCATCGGCGGTCGGTACCACGTGATGTCGCGGCTGGCCATGGGCGGGATGGCCACCGTGTACCTCGCGACGGACACGAACCTGGACCGGGACGTGGCCATCAAGGTGCTGCACCCGCACCTGAGTCAGGACCCGACCTTCTCGGCGCGCCTCGAGCAGGAGGCCAAGGCCGCGGCGCGCCTCTCCCACCCGCACGTGGTCTCCGTGCTGGACCGCGGGCATGACGGCGACATCTTCTACCTCGTCATGGAGTATGTCCGAGGACACAACCTGCGCGAGGTGCTCAACGAGCAGGGCGCCCTCACGCCCCGCCGGGCCCTCGAGATCGTCGACGCCGTGGTCGACGGGCTGAGCGCGGCGCACGGGGCCGGCCTTGTCCACCGGGACATCAAGCCGGAGAACGTCCTCATCAGCGACACGGGCCGGATCAAGGTCGCCGACTTCGGTCTGGCCCGCGCCGTCACGAACTCGACCAGCACGGGGCTCACCCTCGGCACGGTCGCGTACATCGCGCCCGAGATCGTACAGCGCAGCGGCGGGGACGCACGCAGCGACCTGTACTCCGTGGGGATCATGCTGTACGAGCTCCTCACGGGACACCAGCCATTCCGCGGCGACGCACCCGTCCAGGTGGCCATGGCGCACGTGACCGAAGACGTCCCTCCGCCCTCGGCGCTCGTGCCCGGGCTCTCCCCCGAACTCGACGAGCTCGTGCAGTGGGCGGGCGCGCGCGATCCGGAGCGTCGGCCGGTCGACGCGGACGCGCTCCGGACGGAGATCCGGCACGTCCGCGACCATCTCAGCGGCGCCCAGCTCGACCTGCATGCCGCGCCCACCGCATTCATCCCCCGACCCGTCGGCGGCTCCGCGCCTCCCGCCGGTGCGACGACTGAGGCCCTGCCGCCGGGCCACACCGAGGCCATCGCGGTCGCTGGACCCTCCCACCCCACGACCGTCATGCCCGAGCACCCGCGGCCGGCGCGCCCCACAGCACGCGAGCTGAAGCGCCAGGAGCGCGAGGCGGCCAAGCGGTCCGCGATCTCCGCTGCCACGCCCACGCGCACCCTCACGCCCGGCGGGCGCCGGCGACGCGGGGCGATCTGGGCCGTCGTCGTGGTGGTGCTCGCACTCATCGCGGCCCTCGCCGGGTGGTTCTTCGGCGTGGGCCCCGGAGCGGCGGCGACCGTGCCCACGGTCAAGGACCTCACCGTCGACCAGGCCCGGCCCCTCTTCGACCAGGCCGGCCTGAGCTTCTCCACCCAGAACGTGTTCGACGACGGGATCGCCTCCGGCCTCATCGTCGGCAGCACCCCGGCGGCCGGCAGCCAGATCCGGAAGTTCCAGGGCGTGAGCGTGCTCGTCTCGAAGGGGCCACAGCTCTTCCCGCTCGACAACCTGCGGGGGATGTCCGCCGAGGCCGCCAAGTCGGCGATCGCCGCCGCGCAGAACACCCTCGGGCCCGTCAGCGAGGCCTACGACGACACCGTGCCGGCGGGGGTCGTCATCTCGCAGGACCCCGGCGCGGGGACACTCCTACGGCATGGGTCGGCGATCAGCCTCACTGTCTCGAAGGGACCCCAGCCGATCACGGTCCCCAAGGTCGTGGGGATGGCCCAGTCGGACGCGCTCGCAGCCCTGCGAGCCGCCGGCCTCGACCCGGTGGTCTCCGCGGACGAGGTCAACGACAAGACGGTCCCCAAGGGCTCGGTCGCCGCGCAGGACCCGGCCGACGGCGCAACCCTGACCAAGGGCGGGAAGGTCAACCTGACGATCTCCAAGGGCCCCAAGATGGTCAGGGTGCCGGACGTGTTCGGCAAGTCCGAGAAGGAGGCCGTCCAGCTCCTCCAGGCGGCCGGGTTCTCAGTGAAGAGCAGCTACACGTACGGCAGGCCGATCTTCGGCCTCGTGGCCGGACAGGACAAGTCGGGCGACCAGCCGGAAGGAACGACCATCACGATCACGGTCGCGTGA
- a CDS encoding LysM peptidoglycan-binding domain-containing protein, whose amino-acid sequence MSTPGANSTPTARPSRPLVAATGAVLPAVALSSLALASPAMAAPAATASAVTAPAHIAALVPTDVAPAVRTPGPTPATHTVRSGETVTAIAAKYGLKVSDVLALNALTPSTIIRPGQRLRLTGEPTAQPGSTPSPAAAPAPAPAQTSGSYTIRPGDTLYGISARLKVPLGDLLAANRLSLTSVIYSGRTLVVPAAPAVTPAASVTQASPAPAAPATAELLVGDTFLGYTYPQATVASANENKRLLNAAPVPSRDEMKRIIADTARQMGVDPALALAFAYQESGFSQRAVSPANAIGAMQLVPSSGQWASDLLGRRLNLLDPRDNAAAGIAIIGALVRTSNDEDTAIAGYYQGQYSVAKHGLYDDTKAYVAAVKAHKETFR is encoded by the coding sequence ATGAGCACGCCAGGCGCGAACTCGACCCCGACTGCCAGGCCAAGCCGGCCGCTCGTCGCCGCGACGGGCGCGGTCCTGCCGGCAGTCGCCCTGTCCTCGCTGGCACTCGCGAGTCCGGCAATGGCAGCGCCCGCAGCCACGGCGTCGGCCGTCACGGCTCCGGCACACATCGCGGCCCTCGTACCGACCGACGTCGCCCCGGCCGTCCGGACCCCGGGCCCGACCCCGGCAACGCACACCGTCCGCTCCGGTGAGACGGTCACTGCCATCGCGGCCAAGTATGGGCTCAAGGTGTCCGACGTCCTCGCGCTCAACGCACTGACCCCCTCGACCATCATCCGCCCCGGCCAGCGGCTGCGCCTCACCGGCGAGCCGACCGCACAGCCCGGCAGCACGCCGTCGCCCGCCGCAGCGCCCGCCCCGGCACCGGCCCAAACCTCGGGTTCCTACACCATTCGGCCCGGGGACACCCTCTACGGAATCAGCGCGCGCCTGAAGGTGCCGTTGGGTGACCTGCTCGCCGCGAACAGACTCAGCCTCACGAGCGTCATCTACTCGGGCCGGACGCTCGTGGTCCCGGCCGCGCCGGCAGTGACGCCCGCGGCAAGCGTCACGCAGGCCTCCCCGGCTCCGGCAGCACCCGCAACGGCGGAGCTGTTGGTCGGCGACACGTTCCTCGGGTACACCTACCCCCAGGCGACCGTCGCGTCGGCGAACGAGAACAAGCGACTGCTCAACGCCGCACCGGTCCCAAGCCGTGACGAAATGAAGCGGATCATCGCCGACACCGCGCGGCAAATGGGTGTCGACCCCGCACTGGCCCTCGCGTTCGCGTACCAGGAATCGGGCTTCAGCCAGCGCGCCGTCTCCCCGGCCAACGCCATCGGCGCGATGCAGCTGGTCCCGTCCTCCGGCCAGTGGGCGTCCGACCTCTTGGGCCGCAGGCTCAACCTCCTGGACCCCCGCGACAACGCGGCCGCCGGAATCGCGATCATCGGCGCCCTGGTGCGCACGAGCAACGACGAGGACACCGCGATCGCCGGCTACTACCAGGGGCAGTACTCCGTGGCGAAGCACGGGCTCTACGACGATACGAAGGCCTATGTCGCCGCTGTGAAGGCCCACAAGGAGACGTTCCGCTGA
- a CDS encoding Rv2175c family DNA-binding protein has protein sequence MSDIENLVSDWLTLPEVAERLGCTVTKVHGLLDERALVAARVGERGIRSVPGLFLDGDHVVDSLKGTIAVLADAGFSDDELIAWLYTPDESLRGRPIDALREGRKTEIRRRAQILAW, from the coding sequence GTGAGTGATATTGAGAACCTTGTGTCGGACTGGCTTACCCTGCCGGAAGTCGCGGAGCGACTCGGCTGCACGGTCACCAAGGTGCACGGCCTTCTGGATGAGCGCGCCCTCGTGGCAGCGCGCGTGGGGGAGAGGGGCATCCGTTCTGTCCCCGGCCTGTTCCTGGACGGGGACCACGTGGTGGACAGCCTCAAGGGCACCATCGCGGTCCTCGCTGACGCTGGATTCAGCGACGACGAGCTGATCGCCTGGCTCTACACCCCGGACGAGTCCCTGCGCGGCCGCCCGATCGATGCCCTCCGGGAGGGCCGCAAGACCGAGATCCGCCGTCGGGCCCAGATTCTCGCGTGGTAG